Within Leguminivora glycinivorella isolate SPB_JAAS2020 chromosome 26, LegGlyc_1.1, whole genome shotgun sequence, the genomic segment ctgACAGCTGATGTGGTCGCGTTCAATGTAATGTATGTAgttgataatgttttattaaaatttgtgttctgttatgttttcctttttttcccgttttttgtgatttatgtgtattcttggtttttttgtgtattcttgtgtatttatgtgtattcttggtttttttatgtaaatcgttttattttttctgtctcttttcttcattttctttttctttgttgtgtgtttgttatctgtcgtggcatcaccgaatgggccctacggaagaccagcgctggcttccagctagcattatgctgagttgggtccatttcgtgatgcgcacttacttaatgttctgttctctgttttttgtcctattcttgtgtgtatatgtacgtacgtgtttgtgagcgtcatgaataaatgtcttttatctttttttttatcttttatctttaatttgttcttagagttcATTATAGATGTTAACGAATTTCCTTTGATTCCAGTTTACGAAGACTGGAAACGAGTGAGAGGTTCTGGGAGAACCTGAAGCATCTGCGGACGGGGTCCGTAGGCTATGACACGCAACTGGACTTTATGGACTTCGTTGCACTGTTTCGAAGTTTTAGGTAAGAATTATTTAGCCAAAGGACCTGGGGCCCATAGCTACAAGTgacaattattatacctatacAAGTGTAGCTTGTGTGTATAACTTCTTTCAgtttttgaaaagaagtggcccgccgagtttcttgccggtcccatagtggatacccccccccaactgaggggggactgaaatcttctcgaggctgaggcgtagggttagagccggcgtagctttatttgacgttcatatgcgcattgtaatattcctacttggaaaataaatatttcatttcatatcaGTTTTGATATGTGGGCCCCTGAAGTCAGTTTATGATTCTAGAGTCATTGACGGCTTTTGAGAAAGCTTCTAGACTGCATCAGAACTTACAATCAAATGATTTTGCAGTTTAATACTAACCTTTtcccaataaaattaaaataaataaaatagatataTATTAGATATAGGTCCtattcttagagaaattgactgagtcggtaagctcaagaagacttgtgtttTGAGTACTCAGGCAACCATATATGTAATAATTAGCCTAATGGATAAATTCGCATACATcccaggcctccgtggcgcagttggtagcgtgatggccccggcaaggccaaaggtcgcaggttcgagtcctgccggaggtgtgaatttttcaatttttcctttaatttaaaaatatttaatattactcgcagacgtttctgcatgataaaaaataaatttctttATTCAACAGTTTGGTAATGAGGTCAGAACTGAGAGACGTTTTCGAGCAACTTGCAGTGCCTCGAGCGCGGTCGCCCCTCCTTGCCGAGAAAAGCCGAAGCTCTCCCGAACTGTTCCGAAGCAAAACCGCCTTTAGGACAGGTAAGTTACTGAAAGTTTggctcaaaaaataaaaaaaattgaaaataccCCCGACATCgtggacagattttcatgaaacatggctcccgcggctaattcagctttcaaacaaaaaaaaactaaatctaaatcgattcattcgtgagctacgatgctacagagagacacacacagacagataaacacgTCAAAtgtataacacctcgtcgtttttgcgtcggggattaataacctaaccacaaaattaaaattttgaaaaacccccgaccgcgacatagtagaccgattttcatgaaacatggctaagaacactcccgattaactcagctttcagacaaaaaaacgaaatctaaatcagttcatccgttcgggagctacgatgccgcagacagacagacaaacagacatacagacagacacgtcaaacttataacaccccgtcgtttttgcgtcagggagTTAAAAATAGAAGCAAGCTGAACTGTTTAAGCTTATCATTGAACAATGGCTTTTTCACAGGTCTTTTAACAAGAAATGGCTCATTAGACCTGGAGCCGCCTAGCGACAAAGCAGCGAGGAAAAAAGCCTTCGATCTTCTCGCTGCTGCCGCCTTACCAGGTAATATAAATTATTGgaagtggaattccttgccggcggctatatttccgagctcatataacccggcaaccttcaaatcaagagtgaacaggcatcttctgggcgagctcactccatcgtaggccacgtctttgcctttggctagtctgtggccaagagtaagcccatttataataataataaaaaatatatttcaatctATTCTCCTTGTGATCTTCTTCTTAGTGTGACGGGCCAAGAGCCCTTTGGTGGTTTTCCATAATTATCGATTTTAGtgtaagcacagtataataaagagtacctactatCGAACAGTGTCCCGCTACCCGcggaaagtgccgcccacccgctctcggttacctcacagttaccacctgtcaaaaacgcgaacagtcgacctgtcatatctcactcatacaagcatggtaccacggtgttttcagtcaaaggaaatagtaaatccgatgtacttaggatatgtttaagaaaattaacgatagagggcgtgaaaaacaattatatgccgtaatgcaagttgttcgctagatgacatagacatagacattttattaataatattataaatattacacgttcatcaataaaattatttaacagcaatttgTTAAATCTCGAATAAGGGAGCCGAAAGCGGAGACAAATTAAACACCGGCCATTTACATTGATAGCTGTATTCGACTGATTTCGGTGGGTGCGCAGCCCGCCGTCTTTCTAAGACTACCCACATATCTAACATCCCTCCACCAATATTCCTAAAGTTACAAACTTTCCTTTAAGTTTAAGTTAACTAAAACTAGCCTAAAAGAATTGCTTATAGTCTACAATTTTCCTTAACCGCTTTCCAATAGGCTCAGTAGCCTGCGGTTCGACAGGAGGCACAGTTGTCTCGCTATTACTGTTGGGAGTCTCGGGTTGAGCGTCTTCGTACTCCTGAGAGCGGTCGCCGTCTGCCTCTTGCTCGACCTGGTCCGGCTGGTTGTCTACTGTGCCAGCATCTGGTATGTGATCAGTCGGAGGTGCTGTTTGTGACATCTCTGTGATCGCCGGATGCTCCTTCAAAATAACGGGTATCTGGAAGTCATCTGCCACGGAGTCGGCTGCCGGTGAAGGCTGTGACAATTTAGCCAACTCAGTGACCCTTGGTTGCACCGTCGCAGGAACTGCCGGTTGGCTGTCATACAACACGTGTTCCTCCTCCCCcttatatttcaaaatttgatTCGTGTGTTTTTTTACATTTCGGTTAAGGTTTACTAGCTGTACTATATATACTGAAGAACcaagtttttttaatatttttcctttAACTAACTGTCTATTTTGATTAATATAAACCTGCACTAACACTTGCTCACCAATCGCAAAATTCACTTTACGGGAACCACGATATTGTTCAATCTGTCGACATTGTTTTTCTTTGACGAGTACGTCGAGTGGTGCGCTGGATGATGCGACTGGTGGAGCTATCAAGTCCAATCTACTTCTTAATTTCCGCCCAAATAATAATTCAGAAGGGGATCTGTCTGTAGTGCTGTGTGTGGAATTCCTGTAATGGAATAAAAATTcttgaatttttacatttaaatccTTCCCGCTGCTACCCGAcattattatacctttaatagCCCGTTTAATAATCTTAATATAGCTTTCCGCTTGACCGTTGCTGGCCGGGCTATAACTAGGTGAAGTTATATGTTGTATTCCATTACGAGCGCAAAACTCCTTAAATTCTTTAGATATGAAATAGGACCCGTTGTCACTGCAAATAACGTTAAATATTCCAAACCTTGCCATTACTTCGCTTAGCCGTTCTATAATTACGCGAGTACTATAATTATTAGACACCTCGAAACATTCGACCCATTTTGAAAACGCGTCTACAATGACTAAAAAAGTTCTATTGTTTATGGGCCCCAATAAGTCCATATGTACCCGATGCCAGCTGTGCGGCGGGAACGGCCACGGCGTGAGCGGCgcccgcgccggcgccggccgCAGCGCCGCGCACACGCGGCACGTCGCGACACACTCCTCGATATCCTGTGAGAGGCGTGGCCACCAAAACCTGTCACGGGCTTGCGCTTTCATTTTATGCGCACCTAAATGGCCCCTATGTAACTcctcaattatttttgttctcATAGACTGCGGTATTACTAGTTTATGACCTTTCAGAACTAGGTCGTTTTCTACAGCTAGCTCATTACGGTTATCATAATATGGTTTTAGCAGTGTGTTTTGAATTTTATTAGGCCacccatttaaaataaaattaattactttTGAAAGCGAGTCGTCCAGTCGCGTGCCCATTTTTATGTCATTTAATGATAAAAAATTATCGCCCTCATAAGCAAAATTGACGTAATTATCTTTGGTGGCTATgtcacagtataaagcagtaataactcttctaacaaacttcactccgcgcggtgtgtcgaaaactactctccatatgcaccgaatacatgcgaaactggtaagtattgggctggacagtcggggccgcgttcgcgcgctgtgttgacgtgttgagttcgggaaaaaatgacgtcagcaccgaagacatattttcgttactgtagtgtttatgggtgtatggagaaaacgcggaaatgtcagaatgttctttagaattcctagacacccagaaaagtaagtggttgttataattttgcagtgttaggtacattattgcttacgtaaatggcgtcaaagtgagatttaaagctagaatgacacattaaaatcaataaggatttatctgtaacgacatttaggtagatgctgcgatctatctagctcgaaagtttggtacctacttaaatattgtgcaaacatctattcaaacattttatgtaaatacgatttcgtcagtatttaagaaacaaacacgtacttgaatctttattagataaaaaggtagaaagagcgttggtactagcatagcgccatacacagttactacgagtaggacagtagcacaggtacaaccctgcgtgaccttgcgcagtagtaacgaccgcgtcgccgctgccggagattaactactgatttatccttatactgtggctaTGTCGTCTACGTGCAAAACCGGTTTCTCGTGCGGCGCTCGGCTCAAGAAATCAGCTGAGTTACGTGAACTTGACACATATTCAATCTTATAGTTATATGCCGATAAGAAAATCGCGTATCTTTGTAGCCTATTTGCCGAAACTTCAGGTATTCCTTTCTCAGGATTAAATATAGATAAAAGTGGCTTATGGTCTGTCCTTAAGGTAAATGGAATGTTTcgtccatataaatattggtgATATTTGCGAATTCCGAACAGAATAGCACTTGCCTCTTTCTCTATCTGACTATATCTTTTTTCTGCAGCAGTCAAGGATCGCGAAGCATATGAAACCGGTTTTTCAACCCCTTCTACTATTAATGACAAAATAGCGCCAAGTCCGTAAGGCGATGCATCTACAGTCAAAAATAACTCTGCGTCCGGATTAAAATGTGCTAAATTTTTATCCGACGATAATTCCTTTTTTATCTTGTCGACTGCATCGCTGTGTTCCTGTTTCCAAACCCAtgatacatttttttgcaaCAGTTCGTGAAGCGGGCTAAGTATACTAGATGCATTTTCTACAAAATTTCTATAATAGTTAACAAGCCCTAAAAATGATTTTAACTCAGATACGTTACTTGGGATTTTTGCTTCTAATATAGCTTTCACTTTTTCAGGTGATTTATGAATGCCGTGCTTATCTATAATGTACCCTAAATACGATATTGAGTTTTGGAAAAaggaacactttttttttgcaacaCCAGCCCGGCCGCCTCCAACCTGCGGAATACCTCATCTAGCTTATTTACATGTTCACTTGTGTTTTTTCCGGTTACCAGGATGTCGTCCAAATAAACAAGAACTCCATCTAAACCTGCTAGTAGGGTTTCCATGGTCCTTTGAAAAATGGCCGGTGCCGATGCTAAGCCGAACACGAGCCGGGTATACTTGAATAGCCCTTTGTGAGTATTTATGGTTGTTAACAATTGCGAATCTTCTGATAAGACTAACTGGTTGTAGGCGCTCGACAAATCAAGTTTAGAAAACTGTTCGCCCCCATTTAGTTTAGCAAATAGCTCATCTACGCGGGGCAGGGGGTACTTTTCTAcaagtaaatgtttatttagtGAGACTGAATAGTCCGCGCATAACCTTAATGACTTATCGCGTTTAATTACTGGCACAATCGGACTTGCATACTCCGAATAATTAATAGGAACTAAAATGCCTAGGCCCGTCAATCTAGTTAGTTCTTTTTCTACAAGTTCTCTTAACGCGAACGGTAAAGGCCGTGCCCTACAAAAAATGGGTTTTGTGTTAGATTTTATTTTCAGTTCAACTTTTGTATGTTTACAGCAACctaatttatttgaaaatagtTTTGGATACTTTGACGTCAATTCAtcatatttgaaataatttaccTGACATAGTTCCAAATTAAATGCTGAAATAAAATCTCTGCCTAATAATAAGGCCCCATCGCCCCGTGGTACCTGAACCCTAATGACATTAGTCACCGACTTATACCTAAATGGTAGGCTTAATGTACCTAAAATATCTATAGGCCCTCCGTTATAGGTATGTAAATGCTTATCGGGCGGATTCAGCGGGAAGTTATAGAATAACAACTTATAAGTACTTTCCGGTATCATAGTTACCGGAGAACCCGTGTCTAACTCAAAAGTTATAGGACTTTCATTTACTACGACAGATTCCTTCATGGGTTCACCACGTACTGAGCGAATATTGCACACCACATGCTTACCAGTTACATCGACGTCATCATCAGCGCCGCACTCGACGTAATACTGCCGAGACATTCCTTTCGAACACACCCGTTTTAAGTGTCCTTTAATTCCGCAACGTTTACAAACGTGATGCTTAAAACGGCAAGAATCCTGCTGATGGCCCGTGTAGCCGCAAATTCCGCATGCGACGCCGCCGCTACGCGCGTCGCCGgtgccggcgccggcgcccgcgtcgggcgcggcgcgcgcggcggcgcccgGCCAGCGCTGCCCGCGCGGCGGCCCGCCGCCGCTGCGCGCCGGTGCCGCTGACACTTTCAGGACTTGCAGAGGGACCTGCGCGGCTTCCGATGCCGCGCCCGCTGTGGCGCTCCGACCTTGCTGTGATCCTATTCGCGCACTCCTCATGCCTTCTGCGATTTGCAATGCTTTTTGCAATGTGACGTCCGCCATTTTCGTCGTAAACAGCTTATCTCGCTCAGGCCCGTGCGCCATGCCGAGCACGAACCGATCTCGCAGCAGGTCATCGAACGAGTCCGCGCTGAACTCGCAATGCGCGGCCAGGCCCCGCACGCGAGCTGCCCACTCCGCCATGGACTCGTTTGAACTTTGCACTGCACTATGAAATTTGTACCGTTCCGCAAAACCACACTTTTTACTTGTACTCGCAAAATGTTCATCGAACAATTTAACAACGTCCGTGTAACTGTACTTCGCGACTTCCTTAGGTAATGCTAGATCTCGCGCTAATTTATACGTTGCTTCCGTTAAACAACTTAGCAAAATAGCGCGACGTTTTGCGCCGGATTTGTCTCCATCCTCATCGAGTTCGTTCGCGAGGAACCATTGTTCCAACCTGTCCTTATACACTGACCACTCATGCACTTCGTGGTTAAAGGTTGTAAGTGTGCCAACTGTTACTTTGGCCATTATCACACGCGTAACCGATAAATATTTTCGTCGTCGCCACTGTTAAATCTCGAATAAGGGAGCCGAAAGCGGAGACAAATTAAACACCGGCCATTTACATTGATAGCTGTATTCGACTGATTTCGGTGGGTGCGCAGCCCGCCGTCTTTCTAAGACTACCCACATATCTaacacaattaaattaagattattacaatttcagtctagttataatttcgaatatttaattgaaataataatatttaatttttaattgatgtcactgttacccccgcaaactgggtaatgacttgttgtcgtaaaatgtataagtattttttgatgtcctcatttttcgttagatgtcgctgtaccatccgcaaactagcgaacggcattctatggttaattataatgtaattaaattgtaaataatcATGTTAATGTtggaatttggaaaattagTTGGTTTTTTTGCTCAGATGCATAATGAAAACATCAaacctatactctgtcaaacaagtctgccagtaaataagaacaaagaaaactatatgcatcctattctttagggtgctagagaaaaggatacctctagttttcttagttcttatttactgacagacttgtttgacagagtatatttaaaaatcccgccataaatatgtggcaTTCCATGTCTAAAGGGTCCACATGCTTTATATGctataaggaacctttaggcatggaaagtcacatgaaaagttgtcgtaacttaataatagatggtgCTGCATTCGAAAaccttgactgataactctataccatactattcaatattaTACTCTatgcatggtacgcgttcacctacacgagcttagactgtgtgttaggaacgcgcctctttcatatatttgatcgccagtgtccgaggtgtggtgtgTGTGTAAGGCGTAAGCTCAGCATCGCAGCGTCGACTTAGGACACATACTGTACGAgcttcaataggctagtttcctatacttataacataaccacaaaattaaaattttgaaaaacccccggccgcgacatagtggaccgattttcatgaaatatggctaagaacactcccgactaactcagctttcagacaaaaaaactaaatctaaatcggttcatccgttcaggaactacagacagacacactcacacagacagacagacaaacagacaaacagacagacaaacagacacgtcaaacttataacacccctttcatgcagtgcacgaaataaagcaccacaaaattacaagaaaaatatgggcagtacttatttttaaacataatttctatttaataagtcaaagagaaagatgtgtaaatgaattgaccgtgacgtcactccttaaTATTTCGTAGTAATTCCAtgttagcaaatcgttttgacagttaataaaaagaagctgatttgactagtaggaaactagcctattgtttgACAGGCACGCCGCCCGCCCAACGCCGCTTCATTTTGTAATGTctctaaacagttttttgacaaaaaaattatgttaacaGGAGCTTGCCCAGACGTGGGTGGGAGAGTGCTATCACTGCCTACCCTCGGCAAATTCTGCGAGACCAGACAAAGCGAACCAAAGACTGAACAACAACTTAAGGATATTATTCAGGTAATACGAATTCCATATTTTACCCCATACCAGTACCACaaaaagagtactatcgcacagtatagccactcccgctccccgctgaaagtgccgcccaagcccctctcggttacctcacagttaccgcctgtcaaaaacgcggacagtcgacctgtcatatctcactcatacaagcatggtacgcgttcacctacacgagcttagactgtgcgtaggaacgcgcctctttcatatatttgatcgccagtgtccaagaTGTGCCAGTAGGTACGTACAGGgacccatttctcaaagctgagagttacaagttacaagcggaaatcttcttccaacttgtcatattagacattgaaaaccacttgtaaattgtaacttgtagcttcgagaaatgggcccgtggggcccgtttctcgaaaggtacaagccttgtattgtattacaagtgcgcgaactgtcaaatcgtatgggttgtcatggaaacacacttgtaatacaaggcttgtacctttcgagaaacgggcccctgggcgTTTTGAAAATTATGGATCAAATGATGGTCTTTAAGAACTACCCATAATATTTCCCCCATGTATATTCACAGCATATTTAACCAGTTCCagattttttggattttttgtttccgcaacttgcacatcactacgtTTAGGTAATTATGTTAAGT encodes:
- the LOC125239764 gene encoding uncharacterized protein K02A2.6-like → MGTRLDDSLSKVINFILNGWPNKIQNTLLKPYYDNRNELAVENDLVLKGHKLVIPQSMRTKIIEELHRGHLGAHKMKAQARDRFWWPRLSQDIEECVATCRVCAALRPAPARAPLTPWPFPPHSWHRVHMDLLGPINNRTFLVIVDAFSKWVECFEVSNNYSTRVIIERLSEVMARFGIFNVICSDNGSYFISKEFKEFCARNGIQHITSPSYSPASNGQAESYIKIIKRAIKGIIMSGSSGKDLNVKIQEFLFHYRNSTHSTTDRSPSELLFGRKLRSRLDLIAPPVASSSAPLDVLVKEKQCRQIEQYRGSRKVNFAIGEQVLVQVYINQNRQLVKGKILKKLGSSVYIVQLVNLNRNVKKHTNQILKYKGEEEHVLYDSQPAVPATVQPRVTELAKLSQPSPAADSVADDFQIPVILKEHPAITEMSQTAPPTDHIPDAGTVDNQPDQVEQEADGDRSQEYEDAQPETPNSNSETTVPPVEPQATEPIGKRLRKIVDYKQFF